Below is a window of Synechococcus sp. PCC 7335 DNA.
TAAACCTTTAGCAGTACCAACGAAGCCTACACCACCAGGTCGCTTTGGGTTGCCTGTAGTCGGCGAGTCAATCAGTTATTTGAAAGACCCGGAGGAGTTTATTCTTCAGCGGCAGCAGCAGTATGGCAACGTGTTCAAAACCCATCTTTTCGGCTCTCCGAACGTCGTGCTGATCGGTGCAGATGCTGTACAGTTCTTGTTCTCTCACGATGGCAAGACGCTGGAGATGACAAATACACCAAACTTTGAAACGCTGCTAGGTGAAGCGTCGATTGGTGTACAAATAGGCGCAGCTCACCAAGTCCTCCGTCGTCAGCTAGCTCAGGCTTTTCAGCCTAGAACCCTAGAACGCTATGCAATCGCGATGGAAGCGGTTACTAAGCAATATTTGCAGTCATGGGCAGCAAAGGGCAGTCTGACCTGGTACGACGAGCTAAAGAAATATACCCTCGACGTTGCTTGCCGCTTGTTTGTAGGCGTGAGTACACAGGCGGACGAGTCGTTGGCAGAAATTTATGAAACTTGGAGTAAGGGACTACTAAGCATACCTGTGAGGTTTCCAGGTAGCCCTCTAGACAAAGCTATTCGCGCTAGAGAGTCGCTCCTCGCTCGATTTGATCAACTCATCGAGCAACGTCAGTACCAGCAAGCGGAAAAGAAAGATGTTTTGAGCATTCTGTTGACTGCAAAAGACGAGTCTGGCCACACGCTCAGCAGAGAAGCGGTTAAGGACAACGTTTTAGCCATGCTGATAGCAGGGCACGAAACGCTTACCTCAGCACTAACTTCGCTCTGCCAGCAATTAGCACAGTGCCCTGATGTGCTTAGCAAAGTGAAAGCAGAACAAGAACAACTTGGGTTTCCAACTCAGATGACACCTGCAGTTTTGAATCAGATGACCTATCTAGAGCAGGTGGTAAAAGAGGTTTTACGCCTAGTTCCCCCTGTTGTTCGCAGTGGTTCTCGTAAGGTTTTAGAAGACTGTAAGTTTGGTGGTTACTTAGTTCCGAGAGGTTGGGATGTGTACTATCAAATCCCTGAGACTCATATGGATTCCCGAATTTACGAAAGTCCAGAACAGTTTGACCCAGAACGGTTCTCATCAGAGCGGGCTGAAGATAGACGAAAGCGCTGCGGCCATATTCCTTTTGGAGGTGGTATTCGTGAATGCTTGGGTAAAGAGTTTGCCAGACTAGAGATGAAGATCTTTGCTGCATTGCTGGTTCGCGACTACCGCTGGGAGCTAGTTCCTAATCAGAATCTAGAGCGTGTTGTTCTTCCGTTTTCTCGGCCTCAGGATGGCCTGAAGGTGCTATTCAGTGCTAATAGTTCTGATTTTGCCTAGTTGCGCCCTTCGCAACTAGGCAAAACTTGGCTAGCTACGTAAGATTGAGACCACCGTCTGAAATTATGATCTCACCTGTGAGGTAATGACTTTGAATCAGAGTGGACGCTACCTGGGCTATTTCTTCTGGCTGTGCCCCACGGCCCATAGGAGATCTTTCTTCCCAAAGCTTTCGTGCTGCTGTCCAGTTTTTGCTCATTGGTGTCGCAACGAGTCCCGGCGCGATCGCATTCACACGGATTGTTGGGGCAAGGTTTAAGGCAAGAAGCTTTGTCATATGATTGAGCGCGGCTTTGCTGACTGAGTACGGAATTGAAGCGCCTTTCGGACGGATGCCAGCATGTGAGCTGATGTTGAGAATACAACTAGGGCATTCACTACTAGACGCTTGACGGAGCGCTGTTTGGGGTTTTTTGCACAACCCCTCGAAAAGGCATAGTCCAGATTGAGATCGTCGAGACTCATTCTTGTGCTGGCCATATTTAGCGAGCGCAGAGTATAGTCGATACTTTGAATATTAAAGTCTATTCAGTTGTTAGCATTGGCTAATTCCAGCTTTACTACCTAGCTTGACACAGCTACTTTTAGCTACCGTCTTTAGTCGCGGTTAATCACTCTTCGATGGTTAACAACTGCATAACGGCGCATTATCTTCTCTGCTTCTAGCAAGTACAACAGCTTCAGTTGAGCGCCAGAATACCTACTGCTCATTAGTCTAGCAAGCGTTAGGAGAGTTTTTGGGTGCTGGCAGAAAGTTCTGACAACTTGAGGGAAAACACAATGAGAAAAACTTTTTGTGGTCGTGCGATCACAAAGCTTAGCTACGTTTACATGCTGAACTACCCAACGAAAGTATTGATAGATAGCAATCAGGTTTTATCAATA
It encodes the following:
- a CDS encoding cytochrome P450 yields the protein MAKPLAVPTKPTPPGRFGLPVVGESISYLKDPEEFILQRQQQYGNVFKTHLFGSPNVVLIGADAVQFLFSHDGKTLEMTNTPNFETLLGEASIGVQIGAAHQVLRRQLAQAFQPRTLERYAIAMEAVTKQYLQSWAAKGSLTWYDELKKYTLDVACRLFVGVSTQADESLAEIYETWSKGLLSIPVRFPGSPLDKAIRARESLLARFDQLIEQRQYQQAEKKDVLSILLTAKDESGHTLSREAVKDNVLAMLIAGHETLTSALTSLCQQLAQCPDVLSKVKAEQEQLGFPTQMTPAVLNQMTYLEQVVKEVLRLVPPVVRSGSRKVLEDCKFGGYLVPRGWDVYYQIPETHMDSRIYESPEQFDPERFSSERAEDRRKRCGHIPFGGGIRECLGKEFARLEMKIFAALLVRDYRWELVPNQNLERVVLPFSRPQDGLKVLFSANSSDFA
- a CDS encoding SDR family NAD(P)-dependent oxidoreductase; translation: MCKKPQTALRQASSSECPSCILNISSHAGIRPKGASIPYSVSKAALNHMTKLLALNLAPTIRVNAIAPGLVATPMSKNWTAARKLWEERSPMGRGAQPEEIAQVASTLIQSHYLTGEIIISDGGLNLT